From the Streptomyces sp. KMM 9044 genome, one window contains:
- the tatC gene encoding twin-arginine translocase subunit TatC → MLKSARKQERDPDGRMPLAEHLRELRNRLAKALLAIVLVTIGAAFFYNEIINFFTDPVLKSVGCAKSFEELAASARDEDPCAQITINGLLTPFTLALKVSLMAGVVLASPVWLYQLWSFVAPGLHKHEKKYAYAFVATGFPLFLAGGYFAYRVLPTTAKVLIEFTPFGVDNLLPLDDLLDLVTRMVIVFGLSFELPLLLIMLNFTGALTGKRMLGWWRGMIMSITLFAALATPSTDPLTMMALAGPIWILYFLAVGVSLFNDRRRRRLEAMGPADDEASDLDLTPEDIGEAEPVPARRALPEQASTDRVNGYDDVT, encoded by the coding sequence TTGCTCAAGTCTGCCCGCAAGCAGGAGAGGGATCCCGATGGGCGGATGCCCCTCGCGGAGCACCTTCGTGAACTCCGCAACCGGCTCGCGAAGGCGCTGCTGGCCATCGTCCTGGTGACGATCGGCGCGGCCTTCTTCTACAACGAGATCATCAACTTCTTCACCGACCCGGTGCTCAAGTCGGTCGGCTGCGCGAAGTCCTTCGAGGAACTCGCCGCCTCGGCACGCGACGAGGACCCCTGCGCGCAGATCACCATCAACGGTCTGCTCACGCCGTTCACCCTGGCGCTGAAGGTCTCCCTGATGGCCGGTGTCGTCCTGGCCTCGCCGGTCTGGCTGTACCAGCTGTGGTCGTTCGTCGCGCCGGGCCTGCACAAGCACGAGAAGAAGTACGCCTACGCGTTCGTCGCGACGGGTTTCCCGCTCTTCCTCGCCGGTGGCTACTTCGCCTACCGGGTGCTGCCGACGACGGCGAAGGTGCTCATCGAGTTCACCCCGTTCGGCGTCGACAACCTGCTGCCGCTGGACGACCTGCTCGACCTCGTCACGCGCATGGTGATCGTCTTCGGGCTCTCCTTCGAGCTGCCGCTGCTGCTGATCATGCTCAACTTCACCGGGGCGCTGACGGGCAAGCGCATGCTCGGCTGGTGGCGCGGCATGATCATGAGCATCACGCTGTTCGCGGCCCTGGCCACGCCGAGCACCGACCCGCTGACCATGATGGCCCTCGCCGGACCGATCTGGATCCTGTACTTCCTGGCTGTCGGCGTCTCCCTGTTCAACGACCGCCGCAGGCGCCGTCTGGAGGCCATGGGCCCCGCCGACGACGAGGCCTCCGACCTGGACCTCACCCCCGAGGACATCGGCGAGGCCGAACCCGTGCCGGCCAGGCGTGCCCTGCCCGAGCAGGCGAGCACAGACCGGGTCAACGGTTATGACGACGTGACCTGA
- a CDS encoding diacylglycerol kinase family protein, translating to MRVARGRARRAVEESTGALVAVGGDGMANLALQVVVGTGTPLGLIAVGTGTPLGLIAVGTGTPLGLIAVGTGTPLGLIAVGTGTPLGLIAVGTGTPLGLIAVGTGTPLGLIAVGTGTPLGLIAVGTGNDFARSLAMPLKESAAAGRMIADALKCGRVRDIDLGRAGGRRFGTVLASGFDSRVNDRGNRMRLPAGRFTYDLAVVAALAALRPIPYRITLDDGDVREAEATLAAVGNGASYGGGMRICPGADLTDGLFDVTAVGDCGRAALRIFPTVYRGTHVGRPEVSVFRASRVEPTAEQVTGYADGEPLGPLPLTASCVRGAVRVVGPRGAASAPGSG from the coding sequence TTGCGCGTTGCGCGCGGCCGTGCGCGCCGTGCCGTCGAGGAGAGCACCGGAGCCCTGGTCGCCGTCGGCGGCGACGGCATGGCGAACCTGGCCCTGCAGGTCGTGGTCGGCACCGGCACCCCGCTCGGCCTGATCGCCGTCGGCACGGGCACCCCGCTCGGCCTGATCGCCGTCGGCACGGGCACCCCGCTCGGCCTGATCGCCGTCGGCACGGGCACCCCGCTCGGCCTGATCGCCGTCGGCACGGGCACCCCGCTCGGCCTGATCGCCGTCGGCACGGGCACCCCGCTCGGCCTGATCGCCGTCGGCACGGGCACCCCGCTCGGCCTGATCGCCGTCGGCACGGGCACCCCGCTCGGCCTGATCGCCGTCGGCACCGGCAACGACTTCGCCCGCTCACTCGCCATGCCACTGAAGGAGTCGGCCGCGGCCGGCCGGATGATCGCCGACGCCCTCAAGTGCGGACGGGTACGCGACATCGACCTCGGTCGGGCCGGCGGCCGCCGGTTCGGTACCGTCCTCGCCTCCGGCTTCGACTCCCGCGTCAACGACCGCGGCAACCGGATGCGCCTGCCCGCGGGGCGTTTCACGTACGACCTCGCCGTGGTCGCCGCACTCGCGGCCCTGCGCCCGATCCCGTACCGGATCACCCTCGACGACGGCGACGTCCGCGAGGCCGAGGCGACGCTGGCCGCCGTCGGCAACGGAGCCTCGTACGGGGGCGGCATGCGGATCTGTCCGGGTGCCGACCTCACCGACGGGCTGTTCGACGTCACGGCGGTCGGCGACTGCGGCCGGGCCGCGCTGCGGATCTTTCCCACCGTGTACCGCGGAACACACGTCGGCCGGCCCGAGGTGAGCGTGTTCCGGGCGTCGCGGGTGGAGCCGACCGCCGAACAGGTCACCGGTTACGCGGACGGCGAACCGCTCGGGCCCCTGCCGCTGACCGCGAGCTGCGTACGCGGCGCGGTGCGGGTCGTGGGCCCCCGAGGGGCCGCGTCCGCTCCCGGATCCGGATAA
- a CDS encoding helix-turn-helix transcriptional regulator has translation MAIAKAERLMNLALCLLGTRRPLSKRELRESVEAYLEAASDDAFNRMFERDKDDLRELGLVIETVENLEGEVGYLARRDSNRLPPITLDAEEAAALGLAAKVWQQARLAGAASGALQKLRAAGLPEDVDPYGAHSALEPRIPVHEAAFEPLMLACRDRRSVVFHYRKANAAQPEPRHVEPWALECWRGHWYLAGWDRDRGAERVFRLSRITGKVRSRGTPCTAPVPDVVTVRETVASWAGESAERTARIRLRTDAGYPLRAKATSVRELGGGWEELEIPYGHGLDAWLVEFGADVVVLEPAGLRADVVDRLRAVAKG, from the coding sequence ATGGCCATTGCCAAGGCCGAGCGGCTGATGAACCTGGCGCTGTGCCTGCTGGGCACGCGGCGGCCACTGAGCAAGCGTGAGCTGCGCGAGTCCGTCGAGGCCTACCTCGAGGCGGCCTCGGACGACGCGTTCAACCGGATGTTCGAGCGCGACAAGGACGATCTGCGCGAACTCGGGCTCGTCATCGAGACGGTGGAGAACCTCGAGGGCGAGGTCGGCTATCTGGCCCGGAGGGACAGCAACCGTCTGCCGCCCATCACCCTCGACGCCGAGGAGGCCGCCGCCCTGGGGCTGGCGGCCAAGGTGTGGCAGCAGGCCAGACTGGCCGGAGCGGCCAGTGGCGCTCTGCAGAAGCTGCGCGCGGCGGGACTGCCCGAGGACGTCGACCCGTACGGGGCCCACAGCGCGCTCGAGCCGCGCATCCCGGTGCACGAGGCCGCCTTCGAACCGCTGATGCTGGCCTGCCGCGACCGCCGTTCCGTCGTCTTCCACTACCGCAAGGCCAACGCCGCGCAGCCCGAACCGCGCCATGTCGAGCCGTGGGCGCTGGAGTGCTGGCGCGGCCACTGGTACCTGGCGGGCTGGGACCGCGACCGGGGCGCCGAGCGGGTCTTCCGGCTGTCCCGGATCACCGGCAAGGTGCGCTCGCGCGGCACCCCCTGCACCGCCCCGGTGCCGGACGTCGTCACCGTGCGCGAGACGGTGGCGAGCTGGGCGGGGGAGAGCGCGGAGCGCACCGCGCGGATCCGGCTGCGCACCGACGCGGGGTACCCCCTTCGGGCGAAGGCCACGTCGGTGCGGGAACTCGGCGGAGGCTGGGAAGAGTTGGAGATTCCGTACGGGCACGGCCTGGACGCCTGGCTGGTGGAGTTCGGGGCGGACGTGGTGGTTCTGGAGCCCGCCGGGCTGCGGGCCGACGTGGTGGACCGGCTGCGCGCCGTGGCCAAGGGCTGA
- the tatA gene encoding Sec-independent protein translocase subunit TatA — MFGRLGAPEIILILVVIILLFGAKKLPDMARSLGKSARILKSEAKAMKEDKDKSSAPADPPAPGDDSPAQRTIQAAPGDVTSSRPVTEPTDTTKR, encoded by the coding sequence ATGTTCGGAAGGCTCGGAGCTCCCGAGATCATTCTCATCCTCGTCGTCATCATCCTGCTGTTCGGCGCGAAGAAGCTTCCGGACATGGCACGGTCGCTCGGCAAGTCCGCCCGCATCCTCAAGAGCGAGGCCAAGGCGATGAAGGAGGACAAGGACAAGTCCTCCGCCCCCGCCGACCCGCCGGCCCCCGGCGACGACTCCCCGGCGCAGCGCACCATCCAGGCCGCCCCCGGTGACGTGACCAGCTCCCGCCCGGTCACGGAGCCGACGGACACGACCAAGCGCTGA
- a CDS encoding FKBP-type peptidyl-prolyl cis-trans isomerase: protein MSIDKPEIDFPGGEPPADLEIKDIWEGDGEVAQAGQTVTVHYVGVSFSTGEEFDASWNRGAPFRFPLGGGRVIQGWDQGVQGMKVGGRRQLTIPAHLAYGDQSPTPAIKPGETLIFVVDLLGV, encoded by the coding sequence GTGAGCATCGACAAGCCCGAGATCGACTTCCCGGGCGGCGAGCCCCCGGCGGACCTCGAGATCAAGGACATCTGGGAAGGCGACGGAGAGGTGGCGCAGGCGGGTCAGACCGTCACCGTCCACTACGTCGGTGTCTCCTTCAGCACGGGTGAGGAGTTCGACGCCAGCTGGAACCGCGGTGCTCCGTTCCGCTTCCCGCTGGGCGGCGGCCGGGTCATCCAGGGCTGGGACCAGGGCGTGCAGGGCATGAAGGTCGGCGGCCGTCGCCAGCTGACCATCCCCGCACACCTGGCCTACGGCGACCAGAGCCCGACTCCGGCGATCAAGCCCGGCGAGACGCTGATCTTCGTGGTCGACCTGCTCGGGGTCTGA
- a CDS encoding FKBP-type peptidyl-prolyl cis-trans isomerase, giving the protein MRRRSLLIAVPAGLAALAACGDGGSDSSKASESASPSAPDASAAPPPKIVDGPLPAITEGVKFGEKPTVAKGSGDPSKDLAVKTVIAGGGKAIAENDFVVAHYLGQVWSTAKVFDNSYDRKAPLAIQLAQGSIIDGWRYGLTGKKAGSRVQMAVPPTWGYGTQGNEQAGIKGTDTLVFVVDVQDTFNARSSAEGSEVAQDNVDLPKVGTNTDGEAPSIEVPDTKAPTKLVSSYVLEGDGEEVGADNSVLVQYRGVLWDGGKEFDSTYERGQLTSFSLQQVVKGWAQGLTGKKVGSRVLIVIPPELGYGDTPPQGSDIKKDSTLVFSVDILAKL; this is encoded by the coding sequence GTGCGCCGACGCTCACTTCTCATTGCCGTACCCGCTGGACTGGCCGCCCTCGCCGCGTGCGGCGACGGCGGGTCCGATTCGAGCAAGGCCAGCGAGAGTGCCTCACCGTCCGCGCCCGACGCGTCGGCCGCGCCCCCGCCGAAGATCGTCGACGGTCCGCTGCCGGCGATCACCGAGGGCGTGAAGTTCGGTGAGAAGCCCACCGTGGCCAAGGGCAGCGGTGACCCGTCCAAGGACCTCGCGGTGAAGACGGTCATCGCGGGCGGCGGCAAGGCCATCGCCGAGAACGACTTCGTGGTGGCCCACTATCTGGGCCAGGTGTGGAGCACCGCGAAGGTGTTCGACAACTCCTACGACCGCAAGGCCCCGCTGGCGATCCAGCTGGCGCAGGGCAGCATCATCGACGGCTGGCGGTACGGGCTGACGGGGAAGAAGGCCGGCAGTCGGGTCCAGATGGCGGTTCCGCCCACCTGGGGCTACGGCACGCAGGGCAACGAGCAGGCGGGGATCAAGGGCACCGACACGCTGGTGTTCGTGGTGGACGTGCAGGACACGTTCAACGCGAGGAGTTCCGCCGAGGGCAGCGAGGTCGCTCAGGACAACGTCGACCTGCCGAAGGTCGGCACGAACACGGACGGTGAGGCGCCCTCCATCGAGGTGCCCGACACGAAGGCCCCGACGAAGCTGGTGTCGAGCTACGTCCTCGAGGGCGACGGCGAGGAGGTCGGCGCCGACAACAGTGTGCTCGTGCAGTACAGGGGCGTCCTGTGGGACGGCGGCAAGGAGTTCGACTCGACGTACGAGCGGGGGCAGTTGACCTCGTTCTCGCTTCAGCAGGTCGTCAAGGGATGGGCGCAGGGGCTGACCGGCAAGAAGGTCGGCAGCCGGGTCCTCATCGTCATCCCGCCGGAGCTTGGGTACGGCGACACGCCGCCGCAGGGCAGTGACATCAAGAAGGACTCCACGCTGGTCTTCTCGGTCGACATCCTCGCCAAGTTGTGA
- a CDS encoding helix-turn-helix transcriptional regulator, translating to MAGKPVRPVNAIDQTRRMLSLVTYLRERPGARIEDVARAFGITEDELVSDLDVLPMCGTSFRGGDLLDIDTDGERIWWHNPAALGAEAAEPLRLAADEATALLVAARAVTTLPGLRESDRQALLRATAKVEAAAGEAAGASARLSVTFESEGGVFADVDRAIAERRRLWIRYYSPARDELSEREIDPIRLVSVGHTYVEAWCRRSEARRTFRLDRVAEIRILDEPSAPPEVELRDLSEGLMQPAAEDPEVVVEVGPGGRWVAEYYPHDSADELPDGGLRITLRTPDPTSLKRLALRLGRDGRIVTPDDLADSARRAAREALAAYDGAGTAG from the coding sequence GTGGCAGGCAAACCGGTCAGGCCAGTGAACGCCATCGACCAGACCCGGCGGATGCTCTCCCTGGTCACCTACCTGAGGGAGCGTCCCGGGGCCCGGATCGAGGACGTGGCGCGCGCCTTCGGCATCACCGAGGACGAGCTGGTCTCGGACCTCGACGTGCTGCCCATGTGCGGCACCAGTTTCCGCGGCGGCGACCTGCTGGACATCGACACCGACGGGGAGCGCATCTGGTGGCACAACCCGGCCGCGCTCGGCGCGGAGGCCGCGGAGCCGCTCCGTCTCGCCGCGGACGAGGCCACCGCGCTGCTGGTCGCCGCGCGCGCCGTGACCACCCTGCCCGGACTGCGCGAGAGCGACCGGCAGGCGCTGCTGCGGGCCACCGCCAAGGTGGAGGCCGCGGCCGGAGAGGCGGCGGGCGCCAGCGCCCGGCTGTCGGTGACCTTCGAGTCCGAGGGCGGTGTCTTCGCGGACGTCGACCGGGCCATCGCCGAGCGCCGCCGACTGTGGATCCGCTACTACTCGCCCGCCCGCGACGAACTCAGCGAGCGCGAGATCGACCCCATCCGCCTGGTCAGCGTCGGGCACACCTATGTGGAGGCCTGGTGCCGCCGCTCCGAGGCGCGCCGCACTTTCCGGCTCGACCGGGTCGCCGAGATCAGGATCCTCGACGAGCCGTCCGCGCCGCCCGAGGTCGAACTGCGGGACCTGTCGGAAGGACTGATGCAGCCGGCGGCGGAGGATCCGGAGGTCGTGGTTGAGGTCGGGCCGGGCGGCCGCTGGGTCGCCGAGTACTACCCGCACGACAGCGCGGATGAGCTGCCGGACGGCGGGCTGCGTATCACCTTGCGGACACCCGACCCGACGTCGCTCAAGCGGCTGGCGCTGCGGCTCGGGCGGGACGGCCGGATCGTCACACCGGACGACCTCGCGGACAGCGCCCGGCGGGCGGCCCGCGAGGCGCTGGCGGCGTACGACGGCGCCGGGACGGCCGGATGA
- the pafA gene encoding Pup--protein ligase: MDRRIFGLENEYGVTCTFRGQRRLSPDEVARYLFRRVVSWGRSSNVFLRNGARLYLDVGSHPEYATPECDNVTELVTHDKAGERILEGLLVDAERRLHEEGIAGDVYLFKNNTDSAGNSYGCHENYLVARHGEFSRLADILIPFLVTRQLLCGAGKVLQTPRGAVYCVSQRAEHIWEGVSSATTRSRPIINTRDEPHADAERYRRLHVIVGDSNMSETTMLLKVGATDLVLRMIEAGTVMRDLTLENPIRAIREVSHDITGRRKVRLASGREASALEVQREYYEKALDFCERRGTRTGTVEQVLELWGRTLDAIEAEDLDRIGTEIDWVMKYKLLERYRAKHNMTMSHPRVAQIDLAYHDIHRRRGLYYLLEKKGQAARICNDMKIFEGKSVPPQTTRARLRGDFIRRAQEQRRDFTVDWVHLKLNDQAQRTVLCKDPFRAVDERVEKLIAGM; the protein is encoded by the coding sequence ATGGACCGCCGCATTTTCGGGCTGGAGAACGAGTACGGCGTCACGTGCACGTTCAGGGGACAGCGCCGCCTGTCTCCTGACGAGGTGGCGCGGTACCTCTTCCGCCGTGTCGTGTCATGGGGCCGTAGCAGCAATGTCTTTCTGCGTAACGGTGCCCGCCTCTATCTCGATGTGGGTTCGCATCCGGAATACGCCACACCCGAATGCGACAACGTGACCGAGCTGGTCACCCACGACAAGGCCGGGGAGCGCATTCTCGAAGGACTCCTGGTGGACGCCGAACGACGCCTGCACGAGGAAGGAATCGCGGGCGACGTCTACCTGTTCAAGAACAACACCGACTCGGCGGGTAACTCGTACGGGTGTCATGAGAACTATCTGGTGGCCCGGCACGGGGAGTTCTCCCGGCTCGCGGACATCCTCATCCCGTTCCTGGTGACCCGCCAACTGCTGTGCGGCGCCGGAAAGGTGCTGCAGACGCCGCGTGGCGCGGTGTACTGCGTCAGCCAGAGGGCCGAGCACATCTGGGAGGGCGTCTCGTCGGCGACGACCCGGTCCCGGCCGATCATCAACACGCGTGACGAGCCGCACGCGGACGCCGAGCGGTACCGCCGGCTCCATGTCATCGTCGGCGACTCGAACATGTCCGAGACGACCATGCTGCTCAAGGTCGGTGCCACCGATCTGGTGCTGCGCATGATCGAGGCGGGCACGGTGATGCGTGACCTCACGCTGGAGAACCCGATCCGGGCGATCCGTGAGGTGAGCCACGACATCACGGGCCGCCGCAAGGTCCGCCTGGCGAGCGGCCGTGAGGCCTCCGCCCTCGAGGTGCAGCGGGAGTACTACGAGAAGGCGCTGGACTTCTGCGAGCGCCGCGGCACCCGCACCGGCACGGTCGAGCAGGTGCTCGAGCTGTGGGGCCGCACCCTGGACGCGATCGAGGCCGAGGACCTCGACCGTATCGGCACCGAGATCGACTGGGTGATGAAGTACAAGCTGCTCGAGCGGTACCGGGCCAAGCACAACATGACCATGTCGCATCCGCGGGTCGCGCAGATAGACCTCGCCTACCACGACATCCACCGCCGTCGTGGTCTGTACTACCTGCTCGAGAAGAAGGGGCAGGCCGCCCGGATCTGCAACGACATGAAGATCTTCGAAGGCAAGTCCGTTCCGCCGCAGACCACCCGGGCGCGGCTGCGGGGTGACTTCATCCGCCGCGCGCAGGAGCAGCGGCGGGACTTCACCGTCGACTGGGTGCACCTCAAGCTCAACGATCAGGCGCAGCGGACGGTGTTGTGCAAGGACCCGTTCCGTGCGGTGGACGAGCGGGTGGAGAAGCTGATCGCCGGTATGTGA